Proteins encoded by one window of Amaranthus tricolor cultivar Red isolate AtriRed21 chromosome 4, ASM2621246v1, whole genome shotgun sequence:
- the LOC130811464 gene encoding 30S ribosomal protein S11, chloroplastic-like translates to MAKPIPKTGSRRNGRINSCKSARKIPKGVIHVQASFNNTIVTVTDVRGRVVSWASAGTCGFRGTKRGTPFAAQTAVGNAIRTVVEQGMQRAEVMIKGPGLGRDAALRAIRRSGILLSFVRDVTPMPHNGCRPPKKRRV, encoded by the coding sequence ATGGCAAAACCTATACCAAAAACAGGTTCACGGAGAAATGGACGTATTAATTCGTGTAAAAGTGCACGGAAAATACCAAAGGGTGTTATTCATGTTCAAGCAAGTTTCAATAATACTATTGTGACTGTTACAGATGTACGAGGTCGAGTGGTTTCTTGGGCTTCTGCCGGTACTTGTGGATTCAGGGGTACAAAAAGAGGGACACCTTTTGCAGCTCAAACCGCAGTAGGAAATGCTATTCGTACAGTAGTGGAACAAGGTATGCAACGAGCAGAAGTCATGATAAAAGGTCCCGGTCTCGGAAGAGATGCAGCATTACGGGCTATTCGTAGAAGCGGTATACTATTAAGTTTCGTACGAGACGTAACCCCTATGCCACATAATGGCTGTAGACCTCCTAAAAAAAGACGCGTGTAG
- the LOC130811468 gene encoding translation initiation factor IF-1, chloroplastic-like, with protein sequence MKEQKWIHEGLITESLPNVMFWVRLDNEDLILGYVSGRIRRSSIRILPGDRVKIEVSRYDSTRGRIIYRLRNKDSND encoded by the coding sequence ATGAAAGAACAAAAATGGATTCATGAAGGTTTGATTACTGAATCACTTCCTAATGTTATGTTCTGGGTTCGTTTAGATAATGAAGATCTGATTCTAGGTTATGTTTCGGGAAGGATACGACGTAGTTCTATACGAATCCTACCGGGAGATAGAGTTAAGATTGAAGTAAGCCGTTATGATTCAACCAGAGGTCGTATAATTTATAGACTCCGCAACAAAGATTCAAACGATTAA
- the LOC130811465 gene encoding 30S ribosomal protein S8, chloroplastic-like produces MGRDTIADIITSIRNADMNRKGTVRIVSTNITENIVKILLREGFIENARKHQERDKTFLVLTLRHRRNKKGAYRNTFYLKRISRPGLRIYSNYQRIPRILGGMGIAILSTSRGIMTDREARLEGIGREILCYIW; encoded by the coding sequence ATGGGTAGGGACACTATTGCTGATATAATAACTTCTATACGAAATGCTGACATGAATAGAAAAGGAACGGTTCGAATAGTATCTACTAACATCACCGAAAACATTGTTAAAATACTTTTACGAGAAGGTTTCATTGAAAATGCGAGAAAACATCAAGAAAGAGATAAAACTTTTTTGGTTTTAACGCTGCGACATAGAAGAAATAAGAAAGGGGCTTATAGAAATACTTTCTATTTAAAAAGGATCAGTCGACCTGGTCTACGAATCTATTCTAACTATCAACGAATTCCTAGAATTTTAGGTGGAATGGGGATTGCAATTCTTTCTACCTCTCGAGGTATAATGACGGATCGGGAAGCTCGACTAGAAGGAATTGGCAGAGaaattttatgttatatatGGTAA
- the LOC130811467 gene encoding 50S ribosomal protein L14, chloroplastic: MIQPQTLLNVADNSGARELMCIRIIGASNRRYARIGDVIVAVIKEAIPNTPLERSEVIRAVIVRTCKELKRDNGMIIRYDDNAAVIIDQEGNPKGTRIFGAIARELRQKFTKIVSLAPEVL, translated from the coding sequence atgattcAACCTCAGACCCTTTTGAATGTAGCAGACAACAGCGGGGCTCGAGAATTGATGTGTATTCGAATCATAGGAGCTAGCAATCGTCGATATGCTCGTATTGGTGACGTTATTGTTGCTGTGATCAAAGAAGCAATACCTAATACGCCCTTAGAAAGATCCGAAGTGATCAGAGCTGTAATTGTACGTACCTGTAAAGAACTCAAACGCGACAACGGCATGATAATACGATATGATGACAATGCCGCAGTTATTATTGATCAAGAAGGAAATCCAAAGGGAACTCGAATTTTTGGTGCGATTGCCCGGGAATTGAGacaaaaatttactaaaatagtTTCATTAGCTCCTGAGGTATTATAA
- the LOC130810771 gene encoding 50S ribosomal protein L16, chloroplastic-like, with translation MKKAIELTEQADTKGIQIQIAGRIDGKEIARIEWIREGRVPLQTIHAKIDYCAYTVRTIYGALEPAWITSRQIEAGRRAMTRNARRGGKIWVCVFPDKPVTVRPAETRMGSGKGSPEYWVAVVKPGRILYEISGVAENVARRAITIAASKMPIRTQFIISG, from the exons ATGAAAAAAGCTATCGAATTAACTGAACAAGCTGATACAAAAGGaattcaaatacaaattgcAGGCCGTATCGATGGAAAAGAAATTGCACGTATCGAATGGATAAGAGAGGGTAGGGTTCCCCTACAAACCATTCATGCGAAAATTGATTATTGTGCCTATACCGTTCGAACTATCTATGGG GCACTTGAACCCGCTTGGATCACGTCTAGACAAATAGAAGCCGGGCGACGAGCAATGACACGAAATGCACGTCGCGGTGGAAAAATATGGGTCTGCGTTTTTCCTGACAAACCTGTTACAGTAAGACCCGCAGAAACCCGTATGGGTTCGGGGAAAGGATCTCCCGAATATTGGGTAGCTGTTGTCAAACCAGGTCGAATACTTTATGAAATAAGCGGAGTAGCAGAAAATGTAGCCCGAAGAGCTATCACAATAGCGGCATCAAAAATGCCTATACGAACTCAATTCATTATTTCAGGATAA
- the LOC130811462 gene encoding 50S ribosomal protein L22, chloroplastic-like, translating to MRLYQWRLKEEYESGKPDEITTRGQSISMSADKARRVIDQIRGRSYEETLMILELMPYRACYPIFKLIYSAAANASHNRKFNKANLIISKAEVNKGTTMKKLKPRARGRSFMIKKPTCHITIVLRDTSFFDGYEKYIESLIPDDILTLFRVMPLGRRVELFSGRYLDKFKLKSMFYRLGIL from the coding sequence atgcgtcTGTACCAGTGGCGTCTAAAAGAGGAATACGAATCAGGGAAACCCGATGAGATAACTACTAGAGGTCAATCTATATCGATGTCTGCTGATAAAGCCAGAAGAGTAATTGATCAGATTCGTGGGCGTTCCTACGAAGAAACCCTTATGATATTAGAACTTATGCCCTATCGAGCATGTTATcctatttttaaattgatttattcTGCAGCAGCAAATGCTAGTCACAATAGAAAATTTAACAAAGCGAACTTAATTATTAGTAAAGCTGAAGTTAATAAAGGCACTaccatgaaaaaattaaaaccgcgAGCTCGCGGACGTAGTTTCATGATAAAAAAACCTACTTGTCACATAACTATTGTATTAAGAGATACAAGCTTCTTTGATGgatatgaaaaatatatagaaaGTTTAATTCCAGATGATATATTAACTTTGTTCCGTGTTATGCCTTTAGGTAGGCGAGTAGAACTTTTTTCTGGTCGTTATCTGGATAAGTTTAAATTAAAGTCTATGTTTTACCGTCTAGGTATATTATAA
- the LOC130811461 gene encoding 50S ribosomal protein L2, chloroplastic-like, translating to MAIHLYKTSTSSTRNGAVDNQVKSNPRNNLIYGQRRCGKGRNSRGIITARHRGGGHKRLYRKIDFRRNEKDIYDRIVTIEYDPNRNAYICLIHYGDGEKRYILHPRGAIIGDTIVSGTEVPIKMGNALPLTDMPLGTAIHNIEITLGNGGQLARAAGAVAKLIAKEGKSATLKLPSGEVRLISKNCSATVGQVGNVGVNQKRLGRAGSKRWLGKRPVVRGVVMNPVDHPHGGGEGRAPIGRKNPTTPWGYPALGRRSRKRNKYSDNFIIRRRSK from the coding sequence ATGGCGATACATTTATACAAAACTTCTACCTCAAGCACACGCAATGGAGCCGTAGACAATCAAGTGAAATCCAATCCACGAAATAATTTGATCTATGGACAGCGTCGTTGTGGTAAAGGTCGTAATTCCAGAGGAATCATTACCGCAAGGCATAGAGGGGGGGGTCATAAGCGTCTATACCGTAAAATCGATTTTCGACGGAATGAAAAAGACATATATGATAGAATCGTAACCATAGAATACGACCCTAATCGAAATGCATACATTTGTCTCATACACTATGGGGATGGTGAGAAGAGATATATTTTACATCCCCGAGGGGCTATAATTGGAGATACCATTGTTTCTGGTACAGAAGTTCCTATAAAAATGGGAAATGCCTTACCTTTGACCGATATGCCCTTAGGCACGGCCATACATAACATAGAAATCACACTTGGAAATGGTGGACAATTAGCTAGAGCAGCGGGTGCTGTAGCGAAACTGATTGCAAAAGAGGGGAAATCGGCCACATTAAAATTACCTTCTGGGGAGGTACGTTTGATATCCAAAAACTGCTCAGCAACAGTCGGACAAGTGGGAAATGTTGGAGTGAACCAGAAAAGGTTGGGTAGAGCCGGATCTAAGCGTTGGCTAGGTAAGCGTCCTGTAGTAAGAGGAGTAGTTATGAACCCTGTAGACCATCCCCATGGGGGTGGTGAGGGGAGGGCCCCAATTGGTAGAAAAAACCCCACAACCCCTTGGGGTTATCCTGcacttggaagaagaagtagaaaaaggaataaatatagtgataattttattattcgTCGACGTAGTAAAtag